In Cottoperca gobio unplaced genomic scaffold, fCotGob3.1 fCotGob3_331arrow_ctg1, whole genome shotgun sequence, one genomic interval encodes:
- the LOC115005611 gene encoding dynein light chain 4, axonemal isoform X2, with protein MAGTGEGKKEEADYKRLHSFPLIRHTDMPEEMRVETMELCVTACEKFATNNESAAKMIKESMDKKFGSSWHVVIGEGFGFEVTHEVKNLLYMFFGGSLAVCVWKCS; from the exons ATGGCTGGGACTGGcgagggaaagaaagaggaggccGACTACAAGAGACTGCACAGCTTCCCTCTCATCAGG CATACGGACATGCCGGAGGAAATGAGGGTTGAGACCATGGAGCTGTGTGTGACGGCCTGTGAGAAGTTTGCCACCAACAATGAG AGTGCAGCGAAGATGATCAAAGAGTCGATGGACAAGAAGTTCGGCAGCTCGTGGCACGTGGTGATCGGGGAAGGCTTCGGCTTCGAGGTCACACACGAGGTGAAGAACCTGCTCTACATGTTCTTTGGAGGGAGtctggccgtgtgtgtgtggaagtgctCGTAG
- the LOC115005611 gene encoding dynein light chain 4, axonemal isoform X1 — protein MAGTGEGKKEEADYKRLHSFPLIRNTGAAGVPLPPSHTDMPEEMRVETMELCVTACEKFATNNESAAKMIKESMDKKFGSSWHVVIGEGFGFEVTHEVKNLLYMFFGGSLAVCVWKCS, from the exons ATGGCTGGGACTGGcgagggaaagaaagaggaggccGACTACAAGAGACTGCACAGCTTCCCTCTCATCAGG AACACGGGAGCTGCTGGTGTACCGCTGCCTCcatcg CATACGGACATGCCGGAGGAAATGAGGGTTGAGACCATGGAGCTGTGTGTGACGGCCTGTGAGAAGTTTGCCACCAACAATGAG AGTGCAGCGAAGATGATCAAAGAGTCGATGGACAAGAAGTTCGGCAGCTCGTGGCACGTGGTGATCGGGGAAGGCTTCGGCTTCGAGGTCACACACGAGGTGAAGAACCTGCTCTACATGTTCTTTGGAGGGAGtctggccgtgtgtgtgtggaagtgctCGTAG